A single genomic interval of Bradyrhizobium sp. sBnM-33 harbors:
- a CDS encoding TetR/AcrR family transcriptional regulator, with protein sequence MTRGRIEADGDMAASRRGRPRSAETTNAILQSAYTLMATTGLAATSIDAVARHSNVSKMTIYKWWPSREALLIDAFLHHASLMLPLPTSGTAAERLRNHAAAYAKALQGEFGKVQLAVISECISNTGSAEIFYERYLRYRRTALVELIAAGQRDGSVGAAGTPEDLYDAIYGSLFYRYIFGIKPISPAQARNLVDTLLMIRSR encoded by the coding sequence ATGACGAGGGGCAGGATCGAAGCGGATGGCGATATGGCGGCAAGCCGCCGTGGTCGCCCCCGTTCCGCCGAAACAACCAACGCCATTCTGCAAAGCGCCTACACGCTGATGGCGACCACGGGTCTGGCCGCTACCAGCATCGATGCGGTGGCACGGCACTCCAACGTCTCGAAAATGACCATCTACAAATGGTGGCCGTCGCGAGAGGCGCTGCTGATCGACGCGTTCCTGCATCATGCTTCGCTGATGCTGCCGCTGCCGACATCAGGCACGGCGGCGGAGCGCCTGAGAAATCACGCCGCGGCTTACGCCAAGGCGCTGCAAGGCGAGTTCGGCAAGGTGCAGCTCGCGGTGATCTCCGAATGCATCTCGAACACCGGATCTGCCGAGATATTCTACGAACGCTATCTCAGATATCGAAGGACCGCGCTGGTCGAATTGATCGCCGCCGGCCAGCGGGATGGCAGCGTCGGCGCGGCCGGGACGCCGGAGGACCTGTACGACGCGATCTATGGCAGCCTGTTCTACCGCTACATCTTCGGAATCAAGCCGATCTCGCCGGCGCAGGCCCGCAATCTTGTCGACACCCTGCTGATGATCAGGAGCCGCTGA